One segment of Nostoc flagelliforme CCNUN1 DNA contains the following:
- the miaE gene encoding tRNA-(ms[2]io[6]A)-hydroxylase — MLTQLPTINVLKQPTSSAWVEQAITNLDIILLDHSHCERKAAGVALNMMFRYPSNTKMVRELTAIAREELEHFELVNQWLERRNIPLAPLPPPPYGAGLKATVRPKEPERFLDSLLVTGLIEARSHERLGLLAAHCPEPELAKFYRGLMASEARHYGIYWVLAATYFDKEIVMQRLDELAIVESELLATLHPEPRIHS, encoded by the coding sequence GTGCTTACTCAGTTACCGACTATCAACGTTCTGAAACAACCCACTAGCTCTGCTTGGGTTGAACAAGCGATCACTAATTTAGATATCATCTTACTCGACCACTCGCACTGTGAACGCAAAGCGGCAGGCGTAGCCTTGAACATGATGTTTCGCTACCCTTCCAATACTAAAATGGTTCGGGAATTAACTGCGATCGCCCGCGAAGAACTAGAACACTTTGAGCTAGTCAACCAATGGTTAGAACGCCGGAATATTCCCCTAGCTCCCCTACCACCGCCTCCCTACGGCGCGGGTTTAAAAGCTACTGTCCGCCCCAAAGAACCTGAGCGATTTCTGGATTCCTTACTAGTCACTGGTTTAATAGAAGCTCGCTCTCACGAACGCCTAGGACTATTAGCTGCTCACTGTCCAGAACCAGAATTAGCAAAATTTTATCGTGGACTAATGGCATCCGAAGCGCGTCACTACGGTATATATTGGGTTTTAGCTGCTACTTATTTCGACAAAGAAATTGTCATGCAACGGCTTGATGAATTAGCAATTGTCGAAAGTGAGTTGCTGGCTACTTTGCACCCAGAACCTAGAATTCACAGTTAG
- a CDS encoding VOC family protein → MKLQLTHLRLLVSNYKDSFLFYRDLLKFDVDWGDEDSGYAEFNTGYIKLGLFKQELMAQVVPRVEQPSYVANRDKIALIFAVDNVDEVYEQVKDHNAIVVTQPQDRPSWGIRTAHFRDPDGNLIEIYNNLGIVS, encoded by the coding sequence ATGAAGCTTCAGTTAACACACCTGAGACTGCTTGTCTCCAACTATAAAGATTCTTTTCTGTTCTACCGGGATCTGCTGAAATTTGATGTCGATTGGGGCGATGAAGATAGCGGATATGCTGAGTTTAATACCGGATATATCAAGCTGGGTTTGTTCAAACAAGAATTAATGGCTCAAGTAGTTCCAAGAGTCGAACAACCTTCTTACGTTGCCAATCGAGATAAAATTGCCTTGATTTTCGCAGTCGATAACGTGGATGAGGTCTATGAGCAAGTAAAAGATCACAATGCGATCGTTGTAACTCAACCACAAGATCGCCCCAGTTGGGGAATCCGCACAGCTCATTTTCGCGATCCTGATGGCAATCTCATCGAAATCTACAACAATCTGGGAATTGTCAGTTAA
- a CDS encoding PPC domain-containing protein codes for MNKVFAAGLKQLIIIPATLLAISISTSVTFAQSKLYSPIPLSNSTEFSDRLSDKDIPTGQGGFARDYTVKLDKGDNLAVDLSSENFDSIITLLAPDGSTLAENDDGPDGSSNSLLFTRIVETGNYVIRVRSFGETGIGAFKLKVTKLQPIK; via the coding sequence ATGAATAAAGTTTTTGCGGCAGGTTTAAAACAACTCATCATTATTCCTGCCACATTGCTGGCAATAAGTATAAGTACAAGTGTAACTTTTGCTCAAAGTAAGTTGTATAGTCCAATTCCTTTATCTAACAGTACTGAATTTTCCGATCGCCTCTCAGACAAAGACATTCCCACAGGTCAAGGTGGGTTTGCTCGTGATTACACAGTGAAGTTAGATAAAGGCGATAATTTAGCAGTTGACCTGTCATCGGAAAACTTTGACAGCATCATCACCCTGCTAGCACCTGATGGATCGACTTTGGCAGAAAATGATGATGGCCCTGATGGTAGTAGCAATTCCCTACTATTTACTCGCATCGTAGAGACAGGGAATTATGTGATTCGTGTCCGGTCTTTTGGGGAAACTGGGATTGGGGCTTTTAAACTAAAGGTAACAAAGCTGCAACCGATTAAATGA
- a CDS encoding ComF family protein, with product MHTWIKNLTGLLNLFLQSHCPLCQRATSQEFCHNCTRQLQKCQRQDPISLWQEPIPVFGWGEYGGPVKRAIAAMKYENQPQIARPLGHWLGEAWLLNSPSRDSRPVVVPIPLHPSKQKQRKYNQAALIAQSFCEITGLKLKLNGLARVRETEAQFGLSVSKREKNLANAFAVGQEFSDRPPNVPVLLVDDIYTTGATARSAVQTLRQYGIVVLGLVAVATAVKDG from the coding sequence ATGCACACTTGGATAAAAAATCTTACAGGCTTACTCAATCTTTTTCTCCAATCCCATTGTCCTCTGTGCCAACGCGCAACCTCGCAAGAATTCTGTCACAATTGCACCAGACAACTGCAAAAATGTCAACGTCAAGACCCGATTTCTTTGTGGCAAGAGCCAATACCAGTATTTGGCTGGGGGGAGTATGGTGGCCCGGTGAAACGAGCGATCGCAGCGATGAAATACGAAAATCAACCCCAAATAGCTCGTCCTTTGGGTCACTGGTTAGGAGAAGCATGGTTGTTAAATTCACCAAGCCGAGATAGCCGGCCTGTAGTAGTTCCCATCCCACTCCACCCTAGCAAGCAAAAGCAACGTAAATACAATCAAGCCGCACTCATAGCCCAAAGCTTCTGCGAAATAACTGGATTAAAATTGAAACTAAACGGTTTAGCAAGAGTGCGAGAAACTGAAGCGCAATTTGGTTTATCGGTATCTAAACGAGAAAAAAACTTGGCTAACGCTTTTGCTGTTGGTCAAGAATTTAGCGATCGTCCCCCAAATGTCCCAGTGCTGTTAGTAGACGATATTTATACTACTGGTGCTACTGCTAGGTCTGCTGTGCAAACACTTCGTCAATATGGAATTGTGGTTTTAGGATTAGTAGCAGTAGCCACTGCCGTTAAAGACGGATAA
- the cobS gene encoding adenosylcobinamide-GDP ribazoletransferase, translated as MTKQQQWWKKLLLKLAASIIFYTIIPVPYLEGLDFRGVARLAALVGLMIGGILGLLDTGMDYLGMPVLTRSALVVSVWIAITGGLHLDGAMDTADGLAVGDSNRRLEVMTDSATGAFGAMAAIALVLLKIAALTDMPENRWLLMMAACGWGRWGQQVAIARYPYLKPTGKGALHKQAIRSYKDLLPGLLLLFSLSGLLWLIDKQQLFLALTMIIAGSAIATLTGAWFNHKLGGHTGDTYGAVVEWTEALFLCVLTTLGN; from the coding sequence ATGACGAAACAGCAACAGTGGTGGAAAAAGTTGCTGTTAAAGCTGGCAGCTAGTATTATATTTTACACTATTATTCCAGTACCGTATTTGGAGGGATTAGACTTTCGGGGAGTGGCACGTCTTGCTGCGCTTGTAGGGTTAATGATTGGGGGAATTTTAGGGTTACTGGATACAGGGATGGATTATCTGGGTATGCCAGTGTTAACTCGTAGTGCTTTAGTAGTCAGCGTTTGGATTGCCATAACTGGAGGACTGCACTTAGATGGGGCAATGGATACTGCCGATGGTTTGGCAGTGGGCGATTCAAATCGGCGACTGGAAGTGATGACAGATAGTGCTACAGGTGCATTTGGAGCAATGGCTGCGATCGCCTTGGTGCTACTAAAAATAGCAGCTTTGACGGATATGCCAGAAAATCGTTGGTTGTTGATGATGGCTGCTTGTGGCTGGGGACGTTGGGGACAACAGGTAGCGATCGCGCGATATCCTTACCTGAAACCAACTGGTAAAGGTGCGCTTCACAAACAAGCCATTCGTTCTTACAAAGATTTGTTACCAGGATTGTTGTTGCTGTTTAGTTTGAGTGGTTTACTTTGGTTGATAGATAAACAGCAGCTATTTCTCGCACTGACAATGATAATTGCTGGAAGTGCGATCGCCACTTTAACTGGTGCATGGTTCAACCACAAATTAGGTGGACACACAGGAGATACCTACGGCGCAGTCGTTGAGTGGACTGAAGCCTTATTTCTCTGTGTATTGACCACTCTGGGAAATTAG
- a CDS encoding GNAT family N-acetyltransferase, translated as MKNYYQDFLIRDWVQSDRTRAAEVISYVLSEYGLGWEPKGADQDVLRVEEYYLATGGEFWVIEHQSQLVGTGAYYPIHRGKKAVEIRKMYLLPSIRGLGLGKYLLQQLEAAIAERGFEQIWIETASVLVEAVKLYESNGYTPAIGVKTTRCDRVYVKSLVKHK; from the coding sequence ATGAAAAACTATTATCAAGATTTTTTAATTCGTGATTGGGTGCAAAGCGATCGCACCAGAGCTGCCGAAGTCATCAGTTATGTATTATCAGAATACGGTCTGGGTTGGGAACCAAAGGGCGCTGACCAAGATGTGCTGCGAGTAGAGGAATATTATTTAGCCACTGGGGGAGAGTTTTGGGTAATTGAACACCAAAGCCAGCTAGTGGGTACTGGAGCATACTACCCCATACACCGAGGCAAAAAAGCTGTAGAAATCCGCAAAATGTATCTTTTGCCGAGCATTAGGGGTTTAGGATTAGGGAAATATTTGTTACAACAGCTAGAAGCAGCGATCGCAGAACGTGGTTTTGAGCAAATTTGGATTGAAACCGCCAGCGTTTTGGTGGAAGCAGTCAAGCTGTATGAAAGCAACGGCTACACTCCAGCAATCGGAGTAAAAACAACAAGGTGCGATCGCGTGTATGTTAAGTCATTGGTCAAACACAAATGA
- a CDS encoding alkaline phosphatase PhoX has translation MTFSRRKFFAIAGTTAVGTLMVSPLEGLLARKAFGQKLGRGYGLLLPDPNGLLDLPSGFEYQVISRTDTLMSDGNLEPSNHDGMAAFPGPKNTTILVRNHELSNSTGTRVPGVEVPNPYDPICRGGTTTLIVGPDRQLIKQFGSLGGTIRNCAGGLTPWGSWISCEEDTTTPSPTNRVIKPHGYNFEVPASATSPVDPVPLVAMGRFNHEAVAVDPETGYVYQTEDRGDSLFYRFIPTVPGQLKEGGILQALRIIGRPGVNTNSGFVVGQKLGVDWVNIPDPNPTTTDNVRVQGRNLGAAQFNRGEGIWYNDNKDKKDNNGKGEFYFTATSGGPVGGGQVWRYIPGDETIELFVESQSKDELDMPDNIVVAPFGDLILCEDGNGENFLRGVTPNGELYNFARNALNDSEFAGACFSPDGRTLFVNIQTPGITVAIWGPWNSNRG, from the coding sequence ATGACATTTTCAAGACGTAAATTCTTTGCAATAGCAGGTACGACTGCTGTCGGTACTTTGATGGTGTCTCCTTTGGAAGGTCTTCTTGCCAGAAAAGCCTTTGGCCAAAAACTTGGTAGAGGATATGGGTTACTTTTACCAGATCCCAATGGCTTGTTAGATTTACCAAGCGGATTTGAGTATCAAGTTATATCTCGCACAGACACCCTCATGAGCGACGGCAATCTAGAGCCTAGTAATCATGATGGTATGGCAGCCTTCCCTGGCCCCAAAAACACAACAATTTTGGTTCGCAATCACGAACTTAGTAACAGTACTGGTACACGAGTACCAGGAGTAGAAGTGCCGAATCCCTACGATCCTATATGCAGAGGTGGCACTACAACCCTGATTGTTGGGCCCGATCGCCAGCTGATCAAACAGTTTGGCTCTCTTGGTGGAACCATTCGTAACTGTGCGGGTGGTCTAACTCCTTGGGGTTCATGGATTAGCTGTGAAGAAGATACAACTACACCGAGTCCAACTAATAGAGTCATAAAGCCACACGGTTATAACTTTGAGGTTCCAGCTAGCGCCACCTCTCCTGTAGACCCAGTGCCTCTAGTTGCTATGGGACGGTTTAATCATGAGGCTGTAGCTGTAGATCCCGAAACTGGATATGTCTATCAAACTGAAGATAGAGGAGATAGCCTCTTTTACCGTTTTATACCGACAGTTCCTGGCCAGTTAAAAGAAGGAGGCATTCTTCAAGCTCTGAGGATCATAGGTAGACCAGGAGTCAACACCAATAGCGGTTTCGTAGTGGGACAGAAACTGGGTGTAGATTGGGTAAACATTCCTGACCCCAACCCAACAACTACAGATAATGTCAGAGTGCAAGGTCGTAACTTAGGTGCAGCTCAGTTTAACCGTGGGGAAGGCATCTGGTATAACGACAATAAGGATAAGAAAGACAACAATGGCAAAGGTGAATTTTACTTCACTGCTACAAGTGGTGGCCCTGTAGGCGGTGGTCAGGTCTGGCGTTACATTCCGGGTGATGAGACAATCGAACTATTTGTCGAGTCTCAATCTAAAGATGAACTCGACATGCCCGATAACATAGTCGTAGCACCTTTTGGCGATCTTATCCTCTGTGAAGATGGGAATGGTGAAAATTTCTTAAGAGGTGTGACTCCTAACGGCGAACTTTATAATTTTGCACGTAACGCCTTAAATGATAGTGAGTTTGCTGGAGCCTGCTTCTCACCTGATGGTCGTACTTTGTTCGTCAACATTCAAACCCCTGGTATTACTGTAGCTATCTGGGGCCCTTGGAACAGTAATAGAGGCTAA